From Apis mellifera strain DH4 linkage group LG5, Amel_HAv3.1, whole genome shotgun sequence, the proteins below share one genomic window:
- the LOC408866 gene encoding uncharacterized aarF domain-containing protein kinase 1, whose product MFVSKKLLKRAALGILGLGTLASLRANEYDLGSIGIVRLGRAVVTVFIIGRHYKNELYGTNLNPNTQEYVDLKSKVHKYGAQKLLELCCANKGVYIKVGQHIGALDYLLPQEYVNTMRVLHSSAPQSSFKDILTVIKEDFKKDPYEIFESIDPEPLGTASLAQVHKAVLKNGGIVAVKIQHRSVKTNSYVDIKTMSTLVKLTSLVFPDFKFDWLVDETKKNIPRELDFTQEGKNAEKIQNIFSHYHWLKIPKIHWEISSPRVLTMEFVKGGQVNDLKYIQNSNLNPYEVSSKLGRLYSHMIFIVGFVHSDPHPGNVLVRKKNNEAEIILLDHGLYANLSNEFRWEYSKLWLAIFDGNKTAMQTHCANLGVTDLYGLLACMVSGRSWNTIMAGVQKTKYDKQEKEEFQREIPNLLPQISNVLDKVNRQMLLILKTNDLMRCIEYSLNTGSRMSGMLEMSKCCIHSVYGEKLKSCTNVWEKWKISLSKQWALFKISLYYIYLGALNFNIQNSVNSFLKNEFYTF is encoded by the coding sequence atgtttgtatccaaaaaattattaaaaagagctGCTCTTGGAATACTTGGATTGGGCACATTAGCATCTTTAAGAGCAAATGAATATGATTTGGGATCTATAGGTATTGTACGACTAGGACGTGCTGTAGTTACtgtttttataattggaagacattataaaaatgaattatatggaACTAATTTAAATCCAAATACTCAAGAATATGTTGACTTAAAATCAAAAGTACATAAATATGGTGCACAAAAACTTTTAGAACTTTGTTGTGCTAATAAAGgtgtttatataaaagtagGTCAACATATTGGTGCACTAGATTATTTACTGCCACAAGAATATGTTAATACAATGAGAGTATTACATAGTTCGGCACCACAATCATCATTTAAAGATATACTTACTGTTATTAAAGAAGATTTCAAGAAAGATccatatgaaatatttgaaagtatCGATCCTGAACCTTTAGGTACTGCCAGTTTAGCACAAGTTCATAAAGCTGTATTAAAAAATGGTGGTATTGTTGCTGTTAAAATTCAACATCGATCAGTTAAAACAAACTCTTATGTAGATATAAAAACTATGTCAACTTTAGTAAAATTGACATCATTAGTTTTTcctgattttaaatttgactGGCTTGTTGACGAaactaaaaagaatattcctcGAGAACTAGACTTTACTCAAGAGGGAAAAAATgcagaaaaaattcaaaatatattttcccatTATCATTGGTTGAAAATACCCAAAATCCATTGGGAAATTTCATCACCACGAGTTTTAACAATGGAATTTGTAAAAGGAGGTCaagttaatgatttaaaatatattcaaaatagtaatttaaatCCATATGAAGTTAGCAGTAAATTAGGCCGGCTTTATAGTCACATGATATTTATAGTGGGATTCGTACATTCAGATCCACATCCTGGTAATGTCTtagttagaaagaaaaataatgaagcaGAAATCATACTTTTAGATCATGGATTATATGCAAatctttcaaatgaatttcgaTGGGAATATTCTAAACTTTGGTTGGCAATATTTGATGGCAATAAAACTGCAATGCAAACACATTGTGCTAATTTAGGTGTTACAGATTTATATGGATTACTAGCTTGTATGGTATCAGGAAGATCTTGGAATACAATTATGGCTGGTGTCCAAAAAACTAAATATgataaacaagaaaaagaggaatttCAAAGAGAAATACCAAATTTATTACCTCAAATTAGCAATGTATTAGACAAAGTAAACAGACAAATGTTGTTAATTCTTAAAACAAATGATCTTATGCGTTGCATTGAATATTCGCTCAATACAGGATCAAGAATGTCAGGAATGTTAGAAATGTCAAAATGTTGTATACATTCTGTATATGGAGAAAAACTAAAATCTTGTACAAATGTAtgggaaaaatggaaaatttctctATCTAAACAATGGGCActctttaaaatatcattatattatatatacttaggggcattaaattttaatat